DNA sequence from the Phoenix dactylifera cultivar Barhee BC4 chromosome 13, palm_55x_up_171113_PBpolish2nd_filt_p, whole genome shotgun sequence genome:
ttcgatcGTGATGAAATATGGATAAAGTGAGAAACTTCCGTCGATAggcttacaagatcaaaaagTCAAATAAAGTGGGAATGCAtggccaattttggctgaagaTCTTGGAGTATTAAGCTAACCTACCACTTCTAGCCATATAATCTCATAAGAAACCAAAAAGTTTTTTGACCCACTgcataataaaaatgaaaaaaaaattaaagttaaGATTTGCCGTCTTAGTATCAAATTCCATACAGGTGCCACACTAGCAAAATATCAGTATGGTACGATACTAATTTTTCAATCCAGCCAATACTCCATTTTTCCGATTCGACCCAAAGCGCAATCAACCGACCCTCCTCCGCTCCCGATCTAAAGTGGCTACGTGTCGCACAAGTGGCACACGTGTCATTCAAAGACTACCTTCACCTGCCACGTTCCAGTTCCATAAACAAACTCCGTTGAAACTCCATGCTTCGAAAACTCCCAGAATCCCCCTTCCcatttcctcttctccttcaccAGAACTCCTATCCTCATTCTTATCTCGCTGTCAGGTACAACGCAGCAAGGATAGGTTCAAAGAGATGGGATCCGAGACGTTTCTTGAAGTATTACTGGCCATACTTTTGCCGCCCGTGGGAGTCTTCCTCCGCTATGGATGTGGTGTAAGTTTGTCAGCATCTTTTGCATCATAGGCTCAGTACGTCACCTCTATGGTTCTACTGCTCTTTATATAGTAGATCAAATCATTTTATTGAGTCTTGAGTCATGAAAAGAAACAGTATACTTATATATAGATTCTAGTGTTTCTTTGACATAATACTTTAGTGTATTTTTGGACGTTGATgtcgttttttttttggatgactgACTTTTGCAGGTGGAGTTTTGGATAGACCTTTTGCTGACCATATTGGGGTATATACCGGGTATTATATATGCCATATATGTGTTGGTAGGATAATGTTATGAGTGGATGGATGCTATGTAGATGGAAATGTTGTTACGTCGAGTAGTGCACCTATTGAACATTCCATGATCTGTTCTCTTTTTAATAATACGTCGTTTATCATGTTATTTTTAAATGATTGAATTGCCCTTTAAAATAAAGCTTGGCGACGCTTTCCACGTTTCAAATGCATGAAACCTTTGTTCTTTAATAACCTAACATAATTTTTTGGCAAGCACCTGATTAATATGGAAAGAGATGAAGGGTCGCGTGGACGGCAACCATCTTTACGACAATAATTTTCTCCTCGACCTAAAACTAATTTGTCTTCCCACGACTCATCGCTGTAATAATCTCTTCTTTGGTTGATCAACTGGTGATTAAAGAAGTTGCTGATATCTCAATCACAAGATCACGAATTCCAGCATTCGCACACAAGAAACATTGATGCATCTGATGGACATGAAGACAGTTGAGAAGATTTGGAGAACCTGGAGAGTAGCCTGGACGATTAATTTCCATCAAGGCATGCAGTATCGCTTGATAAATAATCTCAAGCTTGCCAAAGCCATTATTCAATCTAAATCATGCTTAAATATTTACAGTCTTGGCTGCGAGCTTGTCTGGCATGGTGGttgttttttatgtttttgcttctttttttttctttacaaaCTATTGAAATGTCCCATGGAGGTTGATGTTAAATATATTAACATTTGCACACAAATTCCGCTATCCTTAGCTTTTTGTTTGAAGTACCATAAGGATAAAtactaaaagtttttttttttttttttttttttttggtcaaaaataggaggggagggggagggaccagcccacccgcgtagcagccccattactgggccccccttccaccagggaatgttcgatacaggtcgcaggttttcgcgtgccttccccgacccgtgggctcaccccactgggttcaccgcctcacgtgtgggtacgtcaccccagcgccaccttggtacaagtggaaggaaagcataaccgccaacaagccagccgggcgtagggcatccggtcccctaatttaatcgacgcccgcgcgtttcgaacccggacaacttgggcggaattatcgcccccttaccaccaggctactacCTTGGTGGCATAAATACTAAAAGTTTGCAGCTGGTGGAAAGAACAGCAAATTAAAGCCAAAGCCCTTTTTTTCGGAAGGTAAATTGGAGGAATAAGAGTTTCCGCCAGCAGTTTTATCACCTAAGCTTTTTGTATCATCCATCCATTATTAGCAGTGAACTTTTCCTCAGCATCACTTCTCCACGATTGCCAGGTCGCAAAGGACAAAAAAGAAAGCACAATGAAACAACTGATCATTGTAACAACAGCCATAAGAACCAAATGGAAGTAATTTACGTGCCAATGCGTAGACAGTAAGCATTTCACTTTGGGCTTTTCTTCCACAACCCACCAATCTTCCTCAGCatatttttctccttctttGGTGATTCCTCATCCGAGCCATCAGAAAACGGGGAGTTCAGCTTCCCAGCAGCAGTATTGTTCCCGGAGTCCAATGGGCCTCTGCTCTCCATGAACCTCCCCTGGTTGCCAGTAGTAAGAACAGCTGCCGCTGCTTCAGCTGCCTTCTTCCACTGATGGGACTGCACTCTCAGCCTCCTCAGTTCAGCCTCCATTTCTGAATTCACTGCTCGAGCTGCTTCCAGCTGATCGGCCACCCTTGCCGCTCTCCTACCGTTTCTGACAGCCTCCTCGGTAACATATCCAAGCCTCATTGTCGCCTCCTGCTCTGCAGCTTTGGCTGACTCAAGCGCAGCAGTAACTGCTTCATAACTCTTATGGCTCTCTGCCTCTTTCTTTTCCATTTCGGATTTCAGGATCTCATTCTCCGCCGAAATACCCTGCAGCTCTGTCTCCTTATCCATGAGGTCTGCCTTCAACTCAGCGATGTCAGTAATTGACTTCATTAACTTTGCTTCCAACTCTGAATCCATTTGTCTTACCTGAGCCTTCTCTATTTCTGCATTCAGTTCCTTGTTCATGGTTGCTAATTTCTGAAGTCCAGATTCCTTGTCAACAAGAGCTCCATTCAACTCAGCAATCTTTGTCTTCAAGTTCTTCAGCACCAGTTCTTGGTCAGCTTCTCTCAGTCCACAATCAGTCTTCATGCGCTCCAACTGTTCATAAGCAGACTGCATCTGCACTGTATTTTGAATACGTTCTTCTTGGTACTTGATCTCAGCTGCTTCGAGTGCAGAACTCAATTTTTCTACTTCTGACTCCCAACAACCACCCCCAGATTTGCCAACAAGTTCATTGCGATCAACTTCCCCAGCAAGCTTATCAGCCTGCAAATTTTTCACAATTTCCTCCAGTGAATTAACTTGAGATCTGGATTCTTCAAGCTCAAATATCACAGAGCTCAGATATTCTCCAAGTTTCATTCTTTCACAATTAAGAGTCTCAACGTCCATCTTAGCCATTTCCAGTTGCTGTTGAGCCTCACTGACCATTGCTTGCGCTTCAGCCTCTGTCTTCTCAGTATTACTAAGCTGAATCTTCAGGTTCTCAAGGGTAGCAACTGTTTCTGCCATGTCTTGCTTCAAGGCCAGAAGCTTACCATGAGCTTCTGCAGATTGCTTTGCTTGGACAGCCTCAGATTTAATAGCCATTTCAAGCTGCTGTTTCAACCTCTGGATTCGCTCATGGCAGAGGTTAAAGCTGCAGAGTCAACAGAGTGCTGCTTCTTGATGGCTTCAAGTTCAGACAGCCATGCACAATCGCGCTCCTGAGAAATTTCCCGTAGTTCCTGGAGCCGAGTTTCTTCTGCTGTGGAGAACTCAACAAGCTGGCGTTGGGAATCCTCAAGCTTTGCGGATATGTCTTGTATCTGTTTGTTGGCTTCTTCTGCATCCCGCTTGGCTTGTCTCTTCACTTCTTCAGATGAACTTAGCCGATCCCTTGTCTTTTTCAGATCCTCTTGGAGCTGAGCAATTTGAAACTCCAGCTCAGATATCCTACTCAGACGCTTCTTCTGGACCTCAGAACAGAAGTGGAAGAAGTTAATAAtcctcaccaaaagaaatcaaagaTGACTGACCTCAAAACGACTTCTATGATATGAACATTTAGTTGGTGTCTGGTCGCCTGTTGTGCTACAGAGGTATGGCATGCAGAGATATCAACTCCCTAAGTAGAAAATAAATGGCAACATACACTACAGCtagaaagaggagagaagacagcagtaggaaaga
Encoded proteins:
- the LOC103706651 gene encoding salt stress-induced hydrophobic peptide ESI3, with the protein product MGSETFLEVLLAILLPPVGVFLRYGCGVEFWIDLLLTILGYIPGIIYAIYVLVG
- the LOC103706734 gene encoding interactor of constitutive active ROPs 2, chloroplastic-like, with the translated sequence MAIKSEAVQAKQSAEAHGKLLALKQDMAETVATLENLKIQLSNTEKTEAEAQAMVSEAQQQLEMAKMDVETLNCERMKLGEYLSSVIFELEESRSQVNSLEEIVKNLQADKLAGEVDRNELVGKSGGGCWESEVEKLSSALEAAEIKYQEERIQNTVQMQSAYEQLERMKTDCGLREADQELVLKNLKTKIAELNGALVDKESGLQKLATMNKELNAEIEKAQVRQMDSELEAKLMKSITDIAELKADLMDKETELQGISAENEILKSEMEKKEAESHKSYEAVTAALESAKAAEQEATMRLGYVTEEAVRNGRRAARVADQLEAARAVNSEMEAELRRLRVQSHQWKKAAEAAAAVLTTGNQGRFMESRGPLDSGNNTAAGKLNSPFSDGSDEESPKKEKNMLRKIGGLWKKSPK